From Pseudomonas alcaligenes, a single genomic window includes:
- a CDS encoding multidrug effflux MFS transporter, with translation MKLRILLILGWLSAFGPMAIDFYLPTFPSLATFFATDVEHIQLSLASYFAGIAIGQLAYGPMADRFGRRVPLLVGVVLFTLASLACALAQSLEWLIVARFVQALGGCAGMVISRAVVRDLCDPLQSAKVFSKLMLVMGVAPILAPMGGGILLQLFGWQAVFHGLMLFSALCLLAVLLWLPETLSAQGPRPPLSGALKRYLQLLRDPLLIGYGLTGGVAMAGMFAYIAGSPFVFIELYGVSPQHYGWLFGANAAGFILTAQLNGWLLRRHGPAYWLPRTVWVYLLAALVFLLVCLTQPQSLWPLLPPLFISIASLSCILPNATACAMAGQGAQAGSASALIGSLQFCVAAGATALVGALHDGTARPVALVIFGCATLTVLLALLTTRKARQGALEF, from the coding sequence ATGAAATTACGCATCCTGCTGATCCTTGGCTGGCTCAGCGCCTTTGGCCCGATGGCCATCGACTTCTATCTGCCGACCTTCCCGAGCCTGGCGACCTTCTTCGCCACCGACGTCGAACACATCCAGCTGTCGCTGGCTTCCTACTTCGCCGGCATCGCCATCGGCCAACTGGCCTACGGGCCGATGGCCGACCGCTTCGGCCGGCGCGTGCCGCTGCTGGTCGGGGTGGTGTTGTTCACCCTGGCCTCGCTGGCCTGTGCTCTGGCGCAGAGCCTGGAATGGCTGATCGTCGCGCGCTTCGTCCAGGCCCTCGGTGGCTGCGCTGGCATGGTCATCTCGCGGGCGGTGGTGCGCGACCTGTGCGACCCGCTGCAGTCGGCCAAGGTGTTTTCCAAGCTGATGCTGGTGATGGGCGTGGCGCCGATCCTGGCGCCGATGGGCGGCGGCATCCTGTTGCAGCTGTTCGGCTGGCAGGCGGTGTTCCATGGCCTGATGCTGTTCAGCGCCCTGTGTCTGCTGGCTGTGCTGCTGTGGTTGCCGGAAACCCTTTCCGCACAGGGGCCGCGGCCACCCTTGAGTGGAGCGCTGAAGCGCTACCTGCAGTTGCTGCGCGACCCGCTGCTGATTGGCTACGGCCTGACCGGCGGCGTGGCCATGGCCGGGATGTTCGCCTACATCGCCGGCTCACCCTTTGTCTTCATCGAGCTGTATGGGGTGTCGCCGCAGCACTACGGCTGGTTGTTCGGGGCCAATGCGGCGGGCTTCATCCTCACTGCCCAGCTCAACGGCTGGCTGCTGCGCCGGCATGGCCCGGCCTACTGGCTGCCGCGTACCGTGTGGGTCTACCTGCTGGCGGCGCTGGTGTTCCTGCTGGTGTGCCTGACCCAGCCACAAAGCCTGTGGCCGCTGCTGCCGCCGCTGTTCATCAGCATTGCCAGCCTGTCCTGCATCCTGCCCAATGCCACGGCCTGTGCCATGGCCGGGCAGGGAGCGCAGGCCGGCAGCGCCTCGGCGCTGATCGGCTCGCTGCAGTTCTGCGTGGCGGCAGGAGCTACGGCGCTGGTCGGTGCCCTGCACGATGGCACGGCACGACCGGTGGCGCTGGTGATCTTCGGCTGCGCGACGCTGACCGTGCTGCTGGCGCTGCTGACTACCCGCAAGGCACGGCAGGGTGCCCTGGAGTTCTAG
- a CDS encoding PAS domain S-box protein: MRPSLSRPLRLTGIYILCAAAWILLSDRLLLSLPLDASSHALLQSLKGLIFVLASGLLFLYLTHQTLRTQQQLQGNLQQQILQLQQTQREAGLGNWHYDGQFHWSAEALRLLDHPAQVPQGSLDELLGWFYPADRSAVQRALQASLDDAAPLLVNARLNRPTSEATLWLMLRGEPNGPGNLRGTLQNISTQKRDEQALRESEQRFRQLFEQTPRIAVQGYDRERRVIFWNQASTQLYGYSVAEAMGRRLEELIIPVPMREEVISAINVWMIGGPAIPAAELTLQHRDGSDVHVYSSHLILRNARNQLELYCVDIDLGQQKRAHRELESSESRYRELVEQLHEVIFLTDSAGRLSFLNPSWQTLTGHSIQESLGRPLLEFIEDSQQPFIGEQVSRILAQQSSGWQGDSRLREAGGQHRWISLRLASGAQRGQGLRGSLSDIHERRQTQALQEARNAVLDSLLAQQPLARTCDDMARRLEQINPEMLISIMLLEKGNLHVLAAPSLPERYNRAVDGIPAQAQLGSCGHAAATGELTIAEDLQRHPNWLDYRDLALDCGLRACWSLPFKNDQNQVLGTFGIYYRYPTRPAPDDVALVTEFTRLAGLAVRQSQRDAERLQSELRFRATFEQAAVGIAHLAPDGRWLRVNQKLCQMYGYSLDELLGMTFQDLTYADDLAADLIQVERLLQGEIRSYSMEKRYRRRDGSLFWANLSVTLVRHANGEPNYFISVVEDIALRKQQEQALRQASTVFDNTQEAIVIIDANRRILTSNPAFSEITGLSQQQAIGHRLPLLSGNSLERVRYRSLWRKVRADGHWQGELNSRRRDGSTFPFWLTVSRVRDCDPLQPQYVLTFTDLSQYRDSQERLAHLVHFDPLTDLPNRLYASERLSHALEHAQRHQERVAVLCFDLDHFKTINEGLGHKVGDELLIAVARRLQQRLRNEDTLARLSSDEFLVVLENLQRPEEAANIARTLLELLERPLSLDNGREAYLSASIGISLYPDDGLSVEELLRNADAALHQAKQEGRNTFRFYTQGLTHQAHTRLTLEVQLRQALKRNELTLHYQPLVDSHSGRAIGVEALLRWNSEQGMISPAQFIPLAEDTGLIVPIGTWVLREACRQMQFWRRQGLPLQTLAVNLSPRQFRQADLLQQVREALHDSGLPAECLELEITEGALMDNVEQARDTLVALKSLGLKLAIDDFGTGYSSLAYLRRFPLDKLKIDQSFMQGVPEDQANLEITATIVGLARNLKLRVLAEGVETQAQLQAMRQLGCDYCQGYLFSKPLSAIQLVNWLRSDHQSVG, from the coding sequence ATGCGACCCAGCCTTTCTCGGCCATTGCGCCTGACCGGTATTTATATCCTCTGCGCCGCCGCCTGGATTCTGCTCAGCGACCGCCTGCTGCTCAGCCTGCCCCTCGACGCCAGCAGCCATGCGCTGCTGCAAAGCCTCAAGGGGCTGATCTTCGTGCTGGCCAGCGGTCTGCTGTTCCTCTACCTCACCCACCAGACCCTGCGCACCCAGCAGCAGTTGCAGGGCAACCTGCAGCAGCAGATCCTGCAGCTGCAGCAGACCCAGCGCGAAGCCGGCCTGGGCAACTGGCATTACGACGGCCAGTTCCACTGGTCCGCTGAGGCCCTGCGCCTGCTGGATCACCCGGCACAAGTGCCCCAGGGCAGCCTCGACGAACTGCTCGGCTGGTTCTACCCCGCTGACCGCAGCGCCGTGCAGCGAGCCCTGCAGGCATCGCTCGACGACGCCGCGCCGCTGCTGGTGAATGCCCGCCTGAACCGTCCGACCAGCGAGGCCACCCTGTGGCTGATGCTGCGCGGCGAACCCAACGGCCCTGGCAACCTGCGCGGCACCCTGCAGAACATCAGCACGCAGAAGCGCGATGAACAGGCCCTGCGCGAGAGCGAGCAGCGCTTCCGCCAGTTGTTCGAGCAGACCCCGCGCATCGCCGTGCAAGGCTACGACCGCGAGCGCCGGGTGATCTTCTGGAACCAGGCCAGCACCCAGCTGTACGGCTACAGCGTGGCCGAGGCCATGGGCCGGCGCCTGGAAGAGCTGATCATCCCGGTGCCCATGCGCGAAGAGGTGATCAGTGCGATCAATGTCTGGATGATCGGCGGCCCGGCGATTCCCGCCGCCGAACTGACACTGCAGCACCGCGACGGTAGCGACGTGCACGTCTACTCCAGCCACCTGATCCTGCGTAATGCGCGCAACCAACTGGAGCTGTACTGCGTGGACATCGACCTGGGCCAGCAGAAGCGCGCTCACCGCGAACTGGAGTCCAGCGAGTCGCGCTACCGTGAACTGGTGGAACAGCTGCACGAGGTGATCTTCCTCACCGACAGCGCCGGCCGCCTGAGCTTCCTCAACCCGTCCTGGCAGACCCTGACCGGCCACAGCATCCAGGAAAGCCTGGGGCGCCCGCTGCTGGAGTTCATCGAGGACAGCCAGCAGCCGTTCATCGGCGAGCAGGTTTCACGCATCCTCGCCCAGCAAAGCAGCGGCTGGCAGGGCGACAGCCGCCTGCGCGAGGCCGGCGGCCAGCACCGCTGGATATCTCTGCGCCTGGCCAGCGGCGCCCAGCGCGGCCAGGGCCTGCGCGGCAGCCTCAGCGACATCCACGAGCGACGCCAGACCCAAGCTCTGCAGGAGGCGCGCAATGCCGTGCTGGACAGCCTGCTGGCGCAGCAGCCGCTGGCGCGTACCTGCGATGACATGGCCCGGCGCCTGGAGCAGATCAACCCGGAGATGCTCATCTCCATCATGCTGCTGGAGAAGGGCAACCTGCATGTGCTGGCCGCCCCCAGCCTGCCTGAGCGCTATAACCGCGCGGTGGACGGCATACCGGCGCAGGCCCAGCTGGGCAGCTGCGGGCATGCCGCCGCCACCGGCGAGCTGACCATCGCCGAAGACCTGCAGCGCCACCCCAACTGGCTCGACTACCGCGACCTGGCCCTGGACTGCGGCCTGCGCGCCTGCTGGTCGCTGCCGTTCAAGAATGACCAGAACCAGGTGCTCGGTACCTTCGGCATCTACTACCGCTACCCGACCCGCCCGGCTCCCGATGACGTGGCCCTGGTCACCGAGTTCACCCGCCTGGCCGGGCTCGCCGTGCGTCAGTCGCAGCGCGACGCCGAACGCCTGCAAAGCGAGCTGCGCTTTCGCGCCACCTTCGAGCAGGCCGCCGTCGGCATCGCCCACCTGGCCCCGGACGGGCGCTGGCTGCGGGTCAACCAGAAGCTCTGCCAGATGTATGGCTACAGCCTGGACGAACTGCTCGGCATGACCTTTCAGGATCTCACCTACGCCGACGATCTGGCCGCCGACCTGATCCAGGTGGAACGCCTGCTGCAGGGCGAGATTCGCAGCTACAGCATGGAGAAACGCTATCGGCGCCGCGACGGCAGTCTGTTCTGGGCCAACCTCAGTGTCACCCTGGTACGCCATGCCAACGGCGAGCCCAATTACTTCATCTCGGTGGTCGAGGACATCGCCCTGCGCAAGCAGCAGGAGCAGGCCCTGCGCCAGGCCTCGACAGTGTTCGACAACACCCAGGAGGCCATCGTCATCATCGACGCCAACCGGCGCATCCTCACCAGCAACCCGGCCTTCAGCGAAATCACCGGACTGAGCCAGCAGCAGGCCATCGGCCACCGCCTGCCGCTGCTGTCCGGCAACAGCCTGGAACGGGTGCGCTACCGCTCGCTGTGGCGCAAAGTGCGCGCAGACGGGCATTGGCAGGGCGAGCTGAACAGTCGCCGGCGCGATGGCTCGACCTTCCCCTTCTGGCTCACCGTCAGCCGGGTGCGCGACTGCGACCCGCTGCAGCCGCAGTACGTGCTGACCTTCACCGACCTCAGCCAGTACCGCGACAGCCAGGAGCGCCTGGCCCACCTGGTGCACTTCGATCCGCTCACCGACCTGCCCAACCGCCTGTACGCCAGTGAGCGCCTCAGCCACGCCCTGGAGCATGCCCAGCGTCACCAGGAACGGGTGGCCGTGCTGTGTTTCGACCTCGACCACTTCAAGACCATCAATGAAGGCCTAGGCCACAAGGTCGGCGACGAGCTGCTGATCGCCGTGGCCCGGCGCCTGCAGCAACGCCTGCGCAACGAGGACACCCTGGCGCGCCTGAGCAGTGACGAATTCCTCGTGGTACTGGAGAACCTGCAACGCCCGGAAGAAGCGGCCAACATCGCCCGCACCCTGCTCGAACTGCTGGAGCGCCCGTTATCGCTGGACAACGGCCGCGAGGCTTACCTGAGCGCCAGCATCGGCATCAGCCTGTACCCGGACGACGGCCTGTCCGTCGAGGAGCTGCTGCGCAACGCCGACGCCGCCTTGCACCAGGCCAAGCAGGAAGGGCGCAACACGTTCCGCTTCTACACCCAGGGCCTGACCCACCAGGCGCACACCCGCCTGACCCTGGAAGTCCAGTTGCGCCAGGCACTCAAGCGCAACGAGTTGACCCTCCACTACCAGCCGCTGGTGGACAGTCACAGCGGCCGTGCCATCGGTGTGGAAGCGCTGCTGCGCTGGAACAGCGAGCAGGGCATGATCTCCCCGGCGCAGTTCATCCCCCTGGCCGAAGATACCGGACTGATCGTGCCGATCGGCACCTGGGTGCTGCGCGAGGCCTGCCGGCAGATGCAGTTCTGGCGCCGCCAGGGCCTGCCGCTGCAGACCCTGGCGGTCAACCTGTCGCCCCGCCAGTTCCGCCAGGCCGACCTGCTGCAGCAGGTGCGCGAGGCCCTGCACGACAGCGGCCTGCCGGCCGAGTGCCTGGAACTGGAGATCACCGAAGGCGCCCTGATGGATAACGTCGAACAGGCCCGCGATACCCTGGTGGCCCTCAAGAGCCTGGGGCTGAAGCTGGCCATCGACGACTTCGGCACCGGCTACTCGTCGCTGGCCTATCTGCGTCGCTTCCCGCTGGACAAGCTGAAGATCGACCAGAGCTTCATGCAGGGCGTGCCGGAGGATCAGGCCAACCTGGAAATCACCGCCACCATCGTCGGCCTGGCGCGCAACCTCAAGCTGCGCGTGCTGGCCGAGGGCGTGGAGACCCAGGCCCAGCTGCAGGCCATGCGCCAGCTGGGCTGCGACTACTGCCAGGGCTACCTGTTCAGCAAGCCGCTGAGCGCCATCCAGCTGGTCAACTGGCTACGCAGCGACCATCAGTCGGTTGGTTGA
- a CDS encoding zinc-binding alcohol dehydrogenase family protein — protein sequence MKAIAYYQSLPIEHAEALLDIELPAPQPGPHDLLVEVKAISVNPVDTKIRRNVSPAAGDAKVLGWDVAGVVLAVGEAVKQFRAGDRVFYAGALDRPGANSELHVVDERLVGRMPGSLDFARAAALPLTAITAWELLFERLQIREGQGDQQQSLLVVGAAGGVGSILVQLARQLTGLTVIGTASRAETRDWVQGLGAHHVIDHSQPLLPQLQALGINSVSHVASLTHTDQHLDQLVEALAPQGKLALIDDPAELDVVKLKRKSLSLHWEFMYTRSLYQTADMIEQHRLLNRVSQLIDDGVLKTTLGEHFGRIDAANLRRAHSLLESGQARGKIVLEGF from the coding sequence ATGAAAGCCATCGCCTACTACCAGTCCCTGCCCATCGAACATGCCGAGGCCCTGCTCGACATCGAGCTACCGGCGCCGCAGCCAGGGCCCCACGACCTGCTGGTGGAGGTCAAGGCGATCTCGGTCAACCCGGTGGATACCAAGATCCGCCGCAACGTCTCCCCCGCCGCCGGCGACGCCAAGGTGCTGGGCTGGGATGTGGCCGGCGTGGTGCTGGCGGTGGGCGAGGCGGTCAAGCAGTTCCGTGCTGGCGACCGGGTGTTCTATGCCGGCGCCCTCGACCGCCCGGGCGCCAACAGCGAGCTGCACGTGGTCGACGAGCGCCTGGTCGGGCGCATGCCCGGCTCGCTGGACTTCGCCCGCGCCGCCGCCCTGCCGCTGACCGCTATCACCGCCTGGGAGCTGCTGTTCGAGCGCCTGCAGATCAGGGAGGGCCAGGGCGACCAGCAGCAGAGCCTACTGGTCGTCGGCGCAGCGGGCGGTGTCGGTTCGATCCTGGTGCAGCTGGCCCGCCAGCTCACCGGCCTGACGGTGATCGGCACCGCCTCGCGCGCGGAAACCCGCGACTGGGTGCAGGGCCTCGGCGCCCACCACGTGATCGACCACAGCCAGCCGCTGCTGCCACAACTGCAGGCGCTGGGTATCAACAGCGTCAGCCATGTGGCCAGCCTGACCCATACCGACCAGCACCTCGATCAATTGGTCGAGGCTCTCGCCCCGCAGGGCAAGCTGGCGCTGATCGACGACCCGGCCGAGCTGGACGTGGTCAAGCTCAAGCGCAAGAGCCTGTCGCTGCACTGGGAGTTCATGTACACCCGCTCGCTGTACCAGACCGCCGATATGATCGAGCAGCACCGCCTGCTCAACCGGGTCAGCCAGCTGATCGACGACGGCGTGCTGAAAACCACCCTGGGCGAGCACTTCGGCCGCATCGACGCGGCCAACCTGCGCCGCGCCCACAGTCTGCTGGAAAGCGGCCAGGCCCGCGGCAAGATCGTCCTCGAAGGTTTCTGA